Proteins encoded together in one Candidatus Nitrosocaldus cavascurensis window:
- the mqnC gene encoding cyclic dehypoxanthinyl futalosine synthase, whose product MSNTLSLKSDVEDILIKALDSKRDEHLDYDECVRLMRSRDVNLIGKVANILKERLYGKTVSFINNLILNYTNVCITYCKFCAFYRPPRHSEGYTVSIDECIRRVGIAKELFNIKQVLMQGGHNPDLGIEYYESIFKAIKARFPDVAIHALSPSELDMIAKVERSSTKEILSRLKDAGLDSIPGGGAEILDDEVKRVISPLKIRSDEWLRIMEEAHMLGIKTSATMMYGHVESIEHRARSLMRIIDLQKRTHGFIAFIPWNFEPNNTELKREGLVKYSSGGMELLKMISISRIMLYGLIDHIQSSWLTNGIGMAQLALHYGADDFGGTLHGEEVVSATGARATTLTQERIVNAIMQVGMRAVERDNMYNIVRYFD is encoded by the coding sequence ATGAGCAATACTCTATCACTTAAGAGTGATGTTGAGGATATACTAATCAAGGCGTTGGATAGCAAGAGGGATGAGCATCTTGACTATGATGAGTGTGTAAGGCTGATGAGATCAAGGGATGTTAACCTAATAGGCAAGGTAGCAAACATCCTCAAGGAGAGGCTCTATGGCAAGACTGTATCCTTCATAAACAACCTCATCCTTAACTACACAAATGTATGCATAACATACTGTAAGTTCTGTGCATTCTACAGACCTCCAAGGCATTCTGAGGGTTACACAGTAAGCATAGATGAGTGCATAAGGAGGGTTGGTATTGCAAAGGAACTCTTCAATATAAAGCAGGTTCTTATGCAGGGAGGGCATAACCCTGATCTTGGGATAGAATACTATGAGTCCATCTTTAAAGCAATAAAGGCAAGGTTCCCTGATGTTGCAATACATGCACTCTCCCCTTCAGAGTTGGATATGATAGCAAAGGTTGAGAGATCAAGCACTAAAGAAATACTCTCAAGGTTAAAGGATGCTGGTCTAGACTCTATACCTGGAGGGGGTGCAGAGATACTTGATGATGAGGTTAAGAGAGTGATAAGCCCATTGAAGATAAGGAGTGATGAGTGGTTAAGGATAATGGAAGAGGCACATATGCTAGGTATAAAGACATCAGCAACCATGATGTATGGTCATGTTGAGAGTATAGAGCATAGGGCAAGATCGTTGATGAGGATAATAGATTTGCAGAAGAGGACCCATGGGTTCATAGCATTCATACCATGGAACTTCGAGCCAAACAACACAGAGTTGAAGAGGGAAGGTCTTGTAAAGTACTCATCTGGAGGCATGGAGTTGCTAAAGATGATTTCAATATCAAGGATAATGCTTTACGGGCTTATAGATCATATACAGTCATCCTGGCTTACAAATGGAATAGGAATGGCTCAACTAGCACTTCACTATGGTGCAGATGACTTTGGAGGGACACTCCATGGAGAGGAGGTTGTATCTGCAACTGGGGCAAGAGCAACAACACTTACACAGGAGAGGATAGTCAATGCAATAATGCAGGTAGGTATGAGAGCGGTAGAGAGAGATAATATGTACAATATAGTTAGATACTTTGATTGA
- a CDS encoding menaquinone biosynthesis family protein, with translation MRVRIGHTPDADDAFMFYAIAEGKVTIEGVEVEHVVEDIERLNRMALRNELDVTAISAHAYAYTKGYAILRSGASFGLSYGPILVARHAISSIDELAYMRIAVPGKLTTAYLLLEMALRDYLQKDMDVAAKIVEMRFDEIEDAVLSSKVDAGLLIHEAQIAYRQGLHKLLDLGEWWSKVSNGLPLPLGIDVASLSLGEISSKISILLKQSIAYAYEHFDDAVDYAMRYSRGKDRGTIARFVRMYVNDLAMDMDEVGYNALKRLYSLASSRGIINEPKIILV, from the coding sequence ATGAGGGTTAGGATAGGGCATACACCAGATGCGGATGATGCATTCATGTTCTACGCAATAGCAGAGGGCAAGGTTACCATTGAAGGGGTTGAGGTTGAGCATGTTGTAGAGGATATAGAGAGGCTTAACAGGATGGCCTTGAGGAATGAGTTGGATGTTACTGCAATATCAGCACATGCATATGCATATACTAAAGGTTATGCCATACTTAGGAGTGGTGCAAGCTTTGGCCTATCCTATGGACCAATACTGGTTGCAAGGCATGCTATAAGTAGCATTGATGAGTTAGCATACATGAGGATAGCAGTGCCAGGCAAGTTGACCACAGCATACCTCCTGCTTGAGATGGCATTAAGAGATTACCTGCAGAAGGATATGGATGTTGCTGCTAAGATTGTGGAGATGAGGTTCGATGAGATAGAGGATGCTGTACTCTCAAGCAAGGTTGATGCTGGTTTGCTTATACATGAAGCACAGATAGCATACAGGCAAGGGCTACATAAGTTGCTTGATCTTGGAGAATGGTGGAGTAAAGTAAGCAATGGTCTGCCATTACCATTGGGTATAGATGTTGCTAGTCTCTCCCTTGGTGAGATCTCCTCTAAGATAAGCATCTTGCTCAAACAATCAATAGCATATGCATATGAGCATTTTGATGATGCAGTTGATTATGCTATGCGCTATTCAAGGGGCAAGGATAGAGGTACAATAGCAAGGTTCGTTAGGATGTATGTTAATGACCTTGCCATGGATATGGATGAGGTAGGCTACAATGCTTTGAAGAGACTCTACTCCCTAGCATCAAGCAGAGGTATCATAAACGAGCCTAAGATCATCCTAGTCTAA
- a CDS encoding metallophosphoesterase family protein produces the protein MLLVQLSDVHVSNGFRRDMLEQAIDEVNSLAPDVVVVTGDITDNGILQEYERARAYVNMLKCKNIIMLAGNHDYRNTGYLLFKRFFAPKQVYEDDQCIIATLSTARPDRDEGEVGYRQNLWLFNTLTDASKDGKVKIIAMHHHLIPIPDTGSDRIIVLDAGDVLQTALEAGVNLVLCGHKHRPWIWQLGSLIIAYAGTVSSERMRGFFKNSYNIIDVHRDRVEITLKVVGGESMSLKDIVKAREVVMEG, from the coding sequence ATGCTACTGGTTCAGTTATCAGATGTACATGTGAGCAATGGGTTCAGGAGGGATATGCTTGAGCAAGCGATAGATGAGGTTAATAGCCTTGCTCCAGATGTGGTAGTTGTAACAGGGGATATAACAGATAATGGTATACTCCAAGAGTATGAGAGGGCTAGAGCATACGTAAACATGTTGAAATGTAAGAATATAATAATGCTTGCAGGGAACCATGATTATAGGAATACAGGTTATCTGCTATTCAAGAGGTTCTTTGCTCCAAAGCAGGTTTATGAGGATGATCAATGTATAATAGCAACGCTTAGCACTGCAAGACCAGATAGAGATGAGGGTGAGGTAGGCTACAGACAGAACCTCTGGCTATTCAACACACTAACAGATGCAAGCAAGGATGGGAAGGTTAAGATCATTGCTATGCATCATCACCTCATCCCTATACCAGATACTGGGAGCGATAGGATAATAGTGTTAGATGCTGGAGATGTGCTCCAGACTGCGTTGGAGGCTGGTGTTAACCTTGTACTCTGTGGACATAAACATAGGCCATGGATATGGCAACTTGGTAGCCTTATTATAGCCTATGCTGGTACAGTATCATCAGAGCGTATGAGAGGGTTCTTCAAGAACAGCTACAATATAATTGATGTGCATAGGGATAGGGTAGAGATAACGCTAAAGGTTGTAGGAGGGGAGAGCATGTCCCTCAAGGATATAGTAAAGGCTAGAGAGGTTGTGATGGAAGGCTAA
- a CDS encoding SDR family NAD(P)-dependent oxidoreductase gives MGLGEASSNNDDSSSSNDMMMMKKKDGGERKEDEVCKVVLINNITNGIGLALSSRLTSMGFITYALGIGEESTTSSVRMVGKCKGGVDGVEECISTILEEVDSIDALINLPAYAQLGTIEDITVEELVEQLNANLFHTAGLIKAVVPVMKEQGRGVIINVTSLAGMMGFPAITAFASSMFALEGLSECLRYELMQYGIDVVLVEPGAVKSDKHILRLPRRCSDMLNSVHRGLTHLIEHGLNADEVADTIIKIINNCYKGVRPRMRYIVGDHAYVMFEAKRRMSEDEFEELVMRDVGLA, from the coding sequence ATGGGCTTGGGTGAGGCTAGTAGTAATAATGATGATAGCAGTAGTAGTAATGATATGATGATGATGAAGAAGAAGGATGGAGGTGAAAGGAAGGAGGATGAAGTATGCAAGGTTGTGCTGATAAACAACATAACCAATGGGATAGGATTAGCATTATCATCAAGACTTACAAGCATGGGTTTCATAACTTATGCTCTTGGTATTGGTGAAGAATCAACAACCTCTAGCGTAAGGATGGTTGGTAAGTGCAAGGGTGGTGTTGATGGGGTAGAGGAGTGTATAAGCACTATATTAGAGGAGGTTGATAGTATAGATGCTTTAATAAACCTACCAGCATATGCCCAGTTGGGTACAATTGAGGATATCACTGTTGAGGAACTTGTAGAGCAGTTAAACGCAAATCTATTCCATACTGCAGGACTCATCAAGGCAGTTGTGCCAGTTATGAAAGAGCAGGGTAGAGGTGTGATAATCAACGTAACTTCCCTAGCAGGGATGATGGGGTTCCCTGCAATAACTGCATTTGCTAGCAGTATGTTTGCATTAGAAGGGTTAAGTGAGTGCCTTAGGTATGAACTAATGCAGTATGGGATAGATGTGGTGCTTGTAGAGCCTGGAGCAGTTAAGAGCGATAAGCATATTCTAAGGCTACCAAGGAGATGCTCAGATATGCTCAACAGCGTGCATAGAGGCTTGACCCATCTCATAGAGCATGGACTTAACGCTGATGAGGTTGCAGATACCATAATCAAGATAATAAACAACTGCTACAAAGGTGTAAGACCAAGGATGAGGTACATAGTTGGGGATCATGCATATGTTATGTTTGAGGCAAAGAGGAGGATGAGTGAGGATGAGTTCGAGGAACTTGTAATGAGGGATGTGGGCTTGGCTTAG
- a CDS encoding menaquinone biosynthesis decarboxylase, whose protein sequence is MPFENLREYMDALDAAGMLKRVKTKVSVDLEMAEILRRVMYARGPALLFEDVDNYSMRVLGNAFGSIERMKLALQMEEFEEIGEKITSLARMEMPSSLLGKIRMLPKLSDIADTAPKIVGKGPVNEVYEGEDYASLLSLPALKCWPKDAGRFITFGLVLTKNPETGIRNLGVYRMQILDDKHAIMHWQIHKRGAQHYLMNKEKGKGIEVAVIIGADPATVFSAVAPVPEGLDKYLFAGIVRSKGLRLVKCNSIDLEVPAEAEIVLEGYVDPNDLRLEGPFGDHVGYYSEQEPYPVFNLKGIMRRDDPIYLTTVVGKPVLEDAYIGYVIERAFLPLIRMFHPEVVDFAMPAAGWFQGLAIVSIRKRYPAQAKKVMLGLWGLGQLALTKMIIVVDDDVDVHNMDEVIWAVTARCNPARDILVLDNMPTDTLDPAASSPNIGSKIGIDATSKWKEEGAYYTPELAEVDEQTKALVDRRWSEYFR, encoded by the coding sequence ATGCCATTTGAGAACCTAAGGGAGTATATGGATGCTCTGGATGCTGCAGGTATGCTGAAGAGGGTTAAGACAAAGGTTAGTGTTGATCTTGAGATGGCTGAGATACTGAGGAGGGTGATGTATGCAAGGGGACCAGCACTGCTCTTTGAGGATGTTGATAACTATAGCATGAGGGTTCTAGGCAATGCATTTGGTAGCATTGAGAGGATGAAGCTAGCATTACAGATGGAGGAGTTTGAGGAGATAGGTGAGAAGATAACATCTCTTGCAAGGATGGAGATGCCCTCAAGTCTGTTAGGGAAGATAAGGATGCTCCCCAAGCTCTCTGATATTGCAGATACAGCACCAAAGATCGTTGGCAAGGGTCCAGTAAATGAGGTTTATGAGGGCGAGGATTATGCATCACTTCTATCATTACCAGCATTGAAGTGCTGGCCAAAGGATGCTGGAAGGTTCATAACATTTGGGCTAGTATTAACAAAGAACCCAGAGACTGGTATTAGGAACCTAGGAGTGTACAGGATGCAGATACTGGATGATAAGCATGCTATAATGCACTGGCAGATACACAAGAGGGGAGCACAGCACTACCTCATGAACAAGGAGAAGGGGAAGGGTATAGAGGTTGCTGTTATAATAGGCGCAGATCCAGCAACAGTATTCTCTGCAGTAGCCCCAGTACCTGAAGGGCTTGATAAATACCTCTTTGCTGGTATAGTAAGGAGTAAGGGGTTAAGGCTAGTCAAGTGCAATAGCATAGATCTTGAGGTTCCAGCAGAGGCTGAGATAGTGCTTGAAGGATATGTTGATCCAAACGATTTAAGGCTTGAGGGTCCGTTTGGTGATCATGTAGGCTACTACAGTGAGCAGGAACCATATCCAGTCTTTAACCTTAAAGGTATTATGCGTAGAGATGATCCAATATACCTTACAACTGTTGTAGGTAAGCCAGTGTTGGAGGATGCTTACATAGGCTATGTTATAGAGAGAGCCTTCCTCCCATTGATAAGGATGTTCCATCCAGAGGTTGTGGACTTTGCAATGCCAGCAGCAGGATGGTTTCAAGGCTTGGCCATAGTGTCTATAAGGAAGAGGTACCCTGCTCAGGCAAAGAAGGTGATGCTTGGACTATGGGGTCTAGGGCAACTAGCACTAACGAAGATGATAATAGTTGTAGATGATGATGTTGATGTACATAACATGGATGAGGTTATATGGGCTGTAACTGCAAGATGCAATCCTGCTAGAGATATACTTGTGCTGGATAACATGCCCACAGATACGCTAGATCCTGCAGCAAGCAGCCCTAACATAGGCTCAAAGATAGGGATAGATGCAACAAGCAAGTGGAAGGAGGAAGGGGCATACTACACTCCTGAACTTGCAGAAGTTGATGAGCAAACGAAGGCACTTGTAGATAGAAGGTGGAGTGAGTACTTTAGATGA
- a CDS encoding radical SAM protein, with amino-acid sequence MMSISMYASRALERALNGEELSFNDGLELMEYDDIHTLGMVADIVRSRLKGDTVTFTCSYYINYTNVCAASCPLCAFYRKDGDDDAYTLSVEDMVKRAGEGVMMGANELHIVGGFHPRLGLEYYEQMIKAIKSRFKGVTVKALTPAEVFFIARVTRNSVKEVLSRLKDAGLDALAGGGAEIFHKEVRDKIVVGKCSGDEWLQVAEEAHRLGIKSNCTMLYGHVERSEHIIDHLIRLRDLQKRTNGFLTFIPLKFSPENTELHQKGLVREQCSSLYDLRIIAVSRLMLANAINNISVYWLALGKKLAQVGLCYGGNDLVGTAFAEEIYKATGISNATSIEELASMVREIGRVPALRDTFHNVIRYI; translated from the coding sequence ATGATGAGCATAAGCATGTATGCTAGTAGGGCTTTGGAGCGTGCACTCAATGGAGAGGAGTTATCATTTAACGATGGGCTTGAGTTGATGGAGTATGATGATATCCATACCCTTGGGATGGTTGCAGATATAGTTAGGAGTAGATTGAAGGGTGATACAGTTACATTTACCTGCTCATACTACATAAACTATACCAATGTATGCGCTGCCTCATGCCCTCTATGTGCATTCTACAGGAAGGATGGTGATGATGATGCATACACTCTAAGCGTGGAGGATATGGTTAAGAGAGCAGGAGAGGGTGTGATGATGGGTGCAAATGAACTGCATATAGTTGGAGGATTCCATCCAAGGCTTGGGCTTGAGTACTATGAGCAGATGATCAAAGCAATAAAGTCAAGGTTCAAAGGTGTTACTGTAAAAGCACTAACCCCAGCAGAGGTATTCTTCATAGCACGGGTTACACGCAACAGTGTAAAGGAAGTGCTATCAAGGCTAAAGGATGCTGGTCTTGATGCTCTAGCAGGAGGGGGAGCAGAGATATTCCACAAGGAGGTTAGGGATAAGATAGTTGTTGGCAAATGCTCTGGCGATGAATGGTTGCAGGTTGCTGAAGAAGCACATAGGCTTGGGATAAAGAGCAATTGTACAATGCTCTATGGGCATGTAGAGAGAAGTGAGCATATCATAGACCATCTCATCAGGCTAAGGGATCTGCAGAAGAGGACCAATGGGTTCTTAACATTCATACCACTGAAGTTCAGTCCAGAGAATACCGAACTCCACCAGAAGGGTCTTGTAAGGGAGCAGTGCTCATCGCTCTACGATCTAAGGATAATCGCAGTATCTAGGCTTATGCTTGCCAATGCAATAAACAACATCTCAGTCTACTGGCTTGCATTGGGTAAGAAACTTGCTCAGGTAGGGTTGTGCTATGGCGGTAACGATCTGGTTGGTACTGCATTCGCTGAGGAGATATACAAGGCTACTGGCATAAGTAATGCAACGAGCATAGAGGAGTTGGCAAGTATGGTTAGGGAGATAGGTAGAGTACCAGCGCTTAGGGATACCTTCCATAACGTGATAAGATACATCTGA
- the ileS gene encoding isoleucine--tRNA ligase, giving the protein MMFELKRFEPKSMEMSVREYYKSINLKGMIDGMLKDANREVIGFVEGPPTMNGEPHLGHLRGRVIKDLWYRFNTMKGFKVVFRAGWDTQGLPVELQAEKELGLTGSKLENLKSIGMERLVEECKRLVHKYNGKWVEADMLLGMSMDYEHAYWTYKDEYIEREWRYLKRAWEQGILAEGYRVVAYCPSCQTSLSHAEVSQGYEMVEDPSLYYKVRMLDGKEQGKDTYIVVWTTMPFTVVTDEMVGVNPDADYAYVNVRVGSKDDDNNDDGYDGKDEIWIVGSDRLASLMDEFGIDSYSIVRVVKGYELEGKRYEHPLLDLIPGLKAIADRVHMVVAEDFVATDTGSGIVHLSPANGEEDFEVASKRMLPIFNPIDDAAVFTQEAGIFAGLFVRDADAKVVELLKEKGSLIKIGKIRHEYPTCWRSHHKLVWIARREYFYLIDRIADKALKAAESVEYFYQEPRNRFLAIIGERKPWCISRERVWGTPLPIWVCSNPACKAKIPLFSRDEIVKNALELPDGQFFELHRPWIDRVVVRCSKCNSKAYREPFVLDTWHNSGAAPYASMSDEEYERFIPVPFLTEGIDQTRGWAYTLLMENVIMKGKDESPFKAFLFQGHIVDEHGNKMSKSLGNVIDALELLKNNPVDMVRFYFIWKASPIDALSFSIDEMKRRVYQVLSTLYNLHIYFMQNASYDGYDQHKHTLEWARSSNLLRVSELWLLSRLQALIEKVTEGYERCRFHESARAIESFIIDDLSQTYVPFTRYELWDDSAEGLSRRLAIYSTLAHTLLTIDILMHPICPFITEYLYLACFKRKESILLEGWVKPSKELIDEEVERSFSLLNEVISLANAARMKAMLKRRWPLSHAYVCLASSSDVDALSRLMDIMRVQMNVECIRLVAVDAQDGVERVLRMIDAGLPVKASINLRLKSIAGKAKADLPKVVERFSTMDKVELLRELSANGRFTITYEDKAIEVTRDDLDINLEPMEGYTLKMDEKMMDRVVMVILSTTRDRRLIAKGMIRDIARRLQALRKERGYNPTDVVEVAFISGLDDESVGMVKEFKDELAYLVRAKRVEITSKHDEGIDWREMEMDGKVIRLYI; this is encoded by the coding sequence ATGATGTTTGAACTTAAGAGGTTTGAGCCAAAGTCGATGGAGATGAGTGTTAGGGAGTACTATAAAAGCATAAACCTAAAAGGCATGATTGATGGTATGCTAAAGGATGCTAATAGGGAGGTTATAGGGTTCGTTGAAGGTCCTCCAACCATGAATGGTGAGCCCCACCTAGGTCATCTTAGGGGCAGGGTTATCAAGGATCTATGGTATAGGTTTAACACGATGAAGGGCTTCAAGGTGGTATTCAGGGCAGGTTGGGATACTCAAGGTCTTCCAGTTGAGTTGCAGGCTGAGAAGGAACTTGGGCTTACAGGAAGCAAGCTTGAGAACCTAAAGAGCATAGGTATGGAGAGGCTAGTTGAGGAGTGTAAGAGGTTAGTTCATAAGTACAATGGGAAGTGGGTAGAGGCTGATATGCTACTTGGTATGAGCATGGACTATGAGCATGCATACTGGACATACAAGGATGAGTATATAGAGAGGGAGTGGAGGTATCTCAAGAGGGCATGGGAGCAGGGCATACTTGCTGAAGGTTACAGGGTAGTAGCATACTGCCCAAGTTGCCAGACATCTCTAAGCCATGCTGAAGTATCACAAGGGTATGAGATGGTTGAAGATCCCTCACTATACTACAAGGTTAGGATGCTTGATGGTAAAGAGCAGGGTAAGGATACATACATAGTGGTATGGACAACCATGCCATTCACTGTTGTTACAGATGAGATGGTTGGTGTTAACCCAGATGCAGATTATGCGTATGTGAATGTAAGGGTTGGTAGTAAGGATGATGATAATAATGATGATGGCTACGATGGTAAGGATGAGATATGGATAGTTGGGAGTGATAGACTTGCTAGCCTCATGGATGAGTTTGGCATAGATTCCTATTCAATAGTGAGGGTAGTAAAGGGTTACGAGTTGGAGGGTAAGAGGTATGAGCATCCCTTACTAGATCTCATCCCTGGACTCAAGGCTATAGCAGATAGAGTGCATATGGTTGTTGCTGAGGATTTCGTTGCTACAGATACTGGCTCTGGTATAGTGCATCTATCCCCAGCTAACGGTGAGGAGGACTTTGAGGTAGCAAGTAAGAGGATGCTTCCAATCTTTAACCCAATAGATGATGCTGCAGTATTCACTCAAGAGGCAGGTATCTTTGCTGGTTTATTTGTTAGGGATGCAGATGCAAAGGTTGTAGAACTCCTCAAGGAGAAAGGCTCGCTCATCAAGATAGGTAAGATAAGGCATGAGTACCCAACATGCTGGAGGTCCCATCATAAACTTGTATGGATTGCAAGGAGGGAGTACTTCTACCTCATAGATAGGATAGCAGATAAGGCATTAAAGGCTGCTGAGAGTGTTGAGTACTTCTATCAAGAGCCTAGGAATAGATTCCTTGCAATAATAGGCGAGAGGAAGCCATGGTGTATATCAAGGGAGAGGGTATGGGGTACACCATTACCCATATGGGTATGCTCAAACCCAGCATGCAAAGCAAAGATACCATTGTTCAGCAGGGATGAGATAGTAAAGAATGCTCTAGAGTTACCAGATGGGCAGTTCTTTGAACTCCATAGACCATGGATAGATAGAGTAGTTGTAAGATGCAGCAAGTGCAACTCAAAGGCATACAGGGAGCCATTCGTGCTTGATACATGGCATAACAGTGGTGCAGCACCATACGCATCCATGAGTGATGAGGAGTATGAGAGGTTCATACCAGTACCATTCCTTACCGAAGGGATAGATCAGACTAGAGGCTGGGCATACACACTATTAATGGAGAATGTTATAATGAAGGGCAAGGATGAATCGCCATTCAAGGCATTCCTCTTCCAAGGACATATAGTTGATGAGCATGGTAACAAGATGAGTAAGAGTTTAGGCAATGTTATAGATGCATTAGAGTTGCTCAAGAACAACCCTGTTGATATGGTTAGGTTCTACTTCATTTGGAAGGCAAGTCCAATAGATGCTTTAAGCTTCAGCATTGATGAGATGAAGAGGAGGGTGTATCAGGTTCTAAGCACGTTATATAACTTGCACATATACTTTATGCAGAATGCAAGTTACGATGGATATGATCAGCATAAGCATACACTAGAATGGGCTAGAAGCAGTAACCTGTTGAGGGTAAGTGAACTATGGCTCCTATCAAGGCTACAGGCACTAATAGAGAAGGTTACAGAGGGCTATGAGCGATGTAGGTTCCATGAATCTGCTAGAGCAATAGAGAGCTTCATAATAGATGATCTAAGCCAGACATACGTTCCATTCACAAGGTATGAATTATGGGATGATAGCGCTGAAGGGTTAAGCAGGAGGCTTGCAATATACTCTACGCTTGCACATACACTCCTAACAATAGATATACTCATGCACCCAATATGCCCATTCATAACAGAGTATCTCTACCTTGCATGCTTCAAGCGTAAGGAGAGCATCCTTCTAGAAGGATGGGTTAAACCTTCCAAGGAGTTGATAGATGAAGAGGTTGAGAGGTCTTTCTCATTGCTTAATGAGGTTATATCTTTAGCAAATGCTGCTAGGATGAAGGCTATGCTTAAGAGGCGTTGGCCTCTAAGCCATGCGTATGTATGCCTTGCTAGTAGTAGTGATGTTGATGCATTGAGTAGGTTGATGGATATAATGAGGGTTCAGATGAATGTGGAGTGTATCAGGCTGGTTGCGGTAGATGCTCAAGATGGTGTAGAGAGAGTGTTGAGGATGATAGATGCTGGTCTGCCAGTAAAGGCAAGTATCAACCTAAGGCTTAAGAGTATAGCAGGTAAGGCAAAGGCTGATCTACCAAAGGTTGTTGAGAGGTTCTCTACCATGGATAAGGTTGAACTGCTAAGGGAGTTGAGTGCTAATGGTAGGTTCACTATAACGTATGAGGATAAGGCTATAGAAGTTACAAGGGATGATCTTGATATCAACCTTGAACCTATGGAAGGATATACACTAAAGATGGATGAGAAGATGATGGATAGGGTGGTTATGGTTATACTCTCAACAACAAGGGATAGAAGGCTCATTGCAAAGGGTATGATAAGGGATATTGCAAGGAGGCTGCAAGCGTTGAGGAAGGAGAGAGGTTATAATCCAACGGATGTGGTTGAAGTAGCATTCATCTCTGGCTTGGATGATGAGAGTGTGGGGATGGTTAAGGAATTCAAGGATGAACTTGCATATCTGGTTAGAGCAAAGAGGGTTGAGATCACAAGTAAGCATGATGAGGGTATTGATTGGAGAGAGATGGAGATGGATGGTAAGGTTATAAGGCTATACATCTAA
- a CDS encoding phosphoribosyltransferase, with protein MRLLKRYIDWDEVNRLCSLIADKIRDDGVNIGCILAVARGGIVPAMIIAKMLSVDDIDLIRARHYQGMRMDEDVSIAFITPLQDMQDKIDRCRREGRIMLVVDDIADTGLTIKTVTEALNGKGGKSNDTIIAVTLYMKPRSVFKPDYYAELCRDDEWIVFPWEQT; from the coding sequence ATGAGATTACTCAAGAGATACATAGACTGGGATGAGGTGAACAGGTTATGCTCACTCATAGCAGATAAGATAAGGGATGATGGTGTAAACATAGGATGCATACTGGCAGTTGCTAGAGGAGGTATAGTTCCTGCTATGATTATAGCAAAGATGCTCTCAGTAGATGATATTGATTTGATTAGGGCAAGACATTATCAGGGTATGAGGATGGATGAGGATGTTAGCATAGCATTCATAACACCTCTTCAAGATATGCAGGACAAGATAGATAGATGTAGAAGGGAGGGAAGGATTATGCTTGTTGTTGATGATATAGCAGATACAGGACTCACAATCAAGACTGTTACTGAGGCTCTTAATGGTAAGGGGGGTAAGAGCAATGATACTATCATAGCAGTTACGCTATACATGAAGCCTAGAAGTGTATTCAAGCCAGATTACTATGCTGAGCTATGCAGGGATGATGAGTGGATAGTATTCCCTTGGGAGCAAACTTGA